In Oncorhynchus kisutch isolate 150728-3 linkage group LG5, Okis_V2, whole genome shotgun sequence, a genomic segment contains:
- the LOC109890294 gene encoding twist-related protein 2-like encodes MREEVSCANSPEGGLGASEEELERGSKKSGPTGGRKRVPYPKKDSLGRAEERAVVSGSPNCLVPSGPKRQKKQQSSPTSVVCVAPSVLSSSGLGLGPGGEPFEDLHTQRVIANVRERQRTQSLNDAFASLRKIIPTLPSDKLSKIQILKLASRYIDFLYQVLQSDEMDAKLASCNYLAHERLSYAFSVWRMEGAWAMSASH; translated from the coding sequence ATGCGTGAGGAGGTTTCCTGTGCCAACTCCCCTGAAGGGGGGCTGGGGGCCAGcgaggaggagctggagagggGCTCCAAGAAGAGTGGGCCAACAGGGGGGCGAAAGCGGGTGCCGTACCCCAAGAAGGACAGTTTGGGTCGGGCCGAGGAGAGGGCCGTGGTCAGCGGGAGCCCCAACTGCCTTGTTCCGTCAGGGCCAAAGCGGCAGAAGAAGCAACAGAGCTCCCCCACGTCGGTGGTGTGTGTGGCCCCATCCGTGCTGAGCTCCAGCGGCCTTGGTTTGGGCCCGGGCGGCGAGCCCTTCGAGGACCTGCACACTCAGCGAGTGATCGCCAACGTTCGCGAGCGCCAGCGCACGCAGTCACTGAACGACGCCTTTGCCTCGCTGCGTAAGATCATCCCCACTCTGCCCTCCGACAAACTTAGCAAGATACAGATCCTGAAACTGGCGTCACGCTACATCGACTTCCTGTACCAGGTGCTGCAGAGTGATGAGATGGACGCCAAGCTGGCTAGCTGCAACTACCTAGCCCACGAACGCCTCAGCTACGCCTTTTCCgtctggaggatggagggtgCCTGGGCAATGTCTGCCAGCCACTAG